Sequence from the bacterium genome:
TTTCAACAGATCAAGAGCGAGATTGATCGCATTGCCCGAACGGCCAACTACAACGGATTCTACCTGCTGGACGGCAGCCGGGCGACCGCTACCGCTGGTACGGATACCACGCTGGGGCTCGGTTTCAATAGCGTGTCAACGGCAGGCAACGGATCGGCGATCAAGTTCCACATCGGCGAAAGCAACGCGGTGGGGCAGGATTACTACTACATAAATATCGCGGGCATGACCGCGTCCGCCCTCCAAATTGCCGTCCTTGACGTTTCCAATACGGCCACCGCGCAGACGGCCGTCGAAACCATCATTCAAGCGATCAACTCCAAGGACATCACCCGAACGTTTCTCGGATCCATGGTTAATCGTCTGCAAAACACGATTCTCAACCTGAAGATCTCAACGGAATCGGCCACCGCCTCCGAGTCTACCATCCGGGACGCCGATTTTGCGGCCGAGATGTCCAACTTTACGCGGGCCCAAATCCTCATGCAGACGGGGGTGAGCATGCTGTCCACCGCGAACCAAATTCCGCAAATCGTCGCGCAGTTGGTCGGGTAACGGAAACAAAGGTATCGAGGCTGGGAAGCGACTCGCAATGATGAATCGGAAATCCTCCGATCCAGCCGGCCGCTCGGCAGATCAAGCGGCCGGCCGGACTCGTGAACTACTGCGGCAACTGCTCATTCTCTCCGCCGGCCAGTCGGATGCGTTGGACCGCGCCGACTATTCGGGTCTGGGTGCGATATTGGATCGCAAGCAAACGCTTCTGAAAGAGTTGGATGCAGCGATCCGTGATCTGCGCGAGCGCGGTTGGGATCTGCAGGATCCCCAGACGTACTCCCGAGACGAGTGCGCACCGATTCTCCGCGAAGCGGCTGATCTGTCGCGTAAATTGCAGGCGCATGAACGCTATCTGTTGGGAAGCCTGATTGCGCTCCGCGATCAGGTGGGGGAGCGCATGAACGCCGTCATACGGAAGCGGTTGGCCGCCACCGGCTATCGCGGGATAGCTGCCAATGGTGCCTACATAGACGCGGCGCGTTGATACGAACATGTGCGGATTCACTGGAGAATATCTGCTTCAACCGGACGCGGCGATCGGCATCGGAGAGCACGCTCTTCGCGCCGAACGCCTGCGACATCGGGGTCCCGACGCCTGCGGAAGCTGGAACGACGATCGCCTGGAAATGCACCACGTCCGGCTCAAGCTGCTCGATCCCGAGCACGGTCTTCAGCCCATGCAGAGCGGCCGGGGGACGGTGCTCTCCTATAATGGAGAGATCTACAATAACACCGAATTGCGGGCCGAACTTACGGCCTATGGTTGCCAATTCCGCACGCGGAGTGATACCGAGGTCCTGCTGGCGGCCTATGATACGTGGGGCGAGCAGGCTTGGGAGCGCCTCAACGGCATGTTTGCCTTCGCGCTCTATGATCCCGCCCGGACGAAGCTCTATCTCGTCCGCGATCGTCTCGGAATCAAACCTCTCTTCTACCGTGTCACCTCGCGTGGACTGGAATTTGGAAGCGAGCCGGGAGCCTGGGACTTCTCCGGCGCGGCGCACACCGCCCTCGATCCGGCCGGAGTGATCCACTTCCTGCGTTTTGCGCAGCCCGCCTTCGGAGGCAGATCCGTCTATCGCGATCTGCGAATCTTGGATCCGGGAAGGCAGCTCACGGCCGCCGACGATGGTATCACCGTCAAACGCTGGCATCGTCCCGAAGAATCCTGCGCATCTCGCGAAACTGCCGGTGAAGCTGAACTGCGTGGCTATCTGCGCCATCTGTTGCATCTGGCCGTCGGTCGCCAGATGATCGCCGATGCGCCGGTCGGTGTTTTTCTCTCGGGTGGGATGGACAGCGCGATCCTGGTCGGTCTTCTCGCTCAAATGCGGCCCGAACCGCCCACCACCTTCACCATCGCACTCGAAGGAGACGAAGAAGACCTCCTCGCCGCCCGTACGGTGGCGAAACGCTGGCACTGTCGTCATCACGAACTCGTGATCACCGCCGACGAGTTCTTTGCCGGCATGGCCGAGTTGATCGCCATCCGGCAAGTGCCGCTGTCCTTTCCCAATGAAGTATTGATCTATCTCCTCGCGAAAAAGGCGGCAAGTCAAGTCAAAGCGGTGCTGACGGGAGAAGGAGCGGACGAACTGTTCGGCGGATACACGCGAATCATCGGCTTACTGGAAACCTATGCGCGGGCCAAAGAAGCAGCCGACAGCGGCAATCCGCTCCTTTTTAGGTCGCTGAAAGCGCAGTGGCCGCTCCTGGATTTGAGCTCGGATGCGCGGTTCTTTATCAGCGCATACTCATGGTTCAAGTCTGAAGACATACAAGGACTTCTAACGGATTCCTACCGTCACCAATGGCAGCCCGAAAAAGAGGAGCGGATTTTCACGGAAATGCTCGACTCCTTTTCCGGACATCCGCTGCTTCACCGCTACTTCATGCTCTTAGAATATCTCCATCTGCCTAATTTGCTGTCGCGTTTGGACGGGGCAACCATGGCGGCGTCGCTGGAAGGACGGGTCCCCTATACCGACACCGATCTCGTCCGATACGTGACGTGCCTCCCCACTCATCTTAAGTATATCGCCGGTCGAGAGGATAAACCGCTCTTACGGAGAGTTTTTGCGGATATTGTGCCGCCAACGGTCTTGGAGCGGCCGAAAAGAGCTTTTAATGCCTCTCTGGAACACCTGTTTGCGAGTCGCCCCGGACAAAAGCATCTTGCCGAACTTCGCGGAAATCGTCAACTGTTGGAACTTGTAAACTGCGAATCGCTTGACACGTGGACGAACGGCAACGGCTCGGTCCGCTGCCCGTTGCGGAGTTGGCTGCTGCTCAGTTTGGGCATGTGGCTGAATCGCAACATTCTGTAGTTCTTTGGAATACGAACCCTCCTCCGCGGCCCGATTTCTCAAGTCCTGACCGGACTCGCCGATAATTCTGACGAGTTGGGCGGAAGTCCAACGGGCATGCGTACAACCAATAGGCTCAACATACGCTCTTTCGGAGGAGGATTCAATGAGTACTCGTATCAATCACAACTTGCTGTCCATCAGCTCTCAACGCTCGATCTGGACGACCCAGAACGATCTTGACAAAGCGGTGCAGCGGTTGTCAAGTGGTCTGCGGATTAACTACGCTTGGGATGATCCCACGGGCTTGGGTGTGTCCGAGCGTATGCGTGCCAACATTGTAGGCATGCAGGAAGCGGAAAGAAACGCTACCTACAATGTGAACATGCTGCAGACGGCTGAAGGCGCGCTGGGCGTGATCGATGAGAAACTGATCCGCATGCGTGCGATCGCCGTACAGGCGTCGAATGGAGTGCTGACCACGCTCGACCGTCAGGTTGCCAACGTGGAGTTCCAGCAGCTCAAGTCCGAGATTGACCGGATTGCCAACACCACCAACTACAACGGTTTCTACCTGTTGGATGGTACGCGCGCGGCAGCCACGGCCAACACCGACACCACCATGGCCCTCGGATTCAATGCGGTCGGCACGGCGGGATCAAGTGGTGGAATCAAGTTCCATATCGGCGAAAACAACGTTGCGGGACAAGATTACTACTACATCAATCTCGGCGGCATGACGGCCTCGGCTCTCGGTCTGACGGGACTGAATGTGGCGGATACGGCATCAGCCCAGTCGGCCGTGGACAACCTGATTACGGCCATCAATTCGAAAGACACCGAGCGGACCTTCATCGGTTCGATGGTCGAGCGTCTGCAGAACACCATCCTGAACCTGAATATCACGCAGGAGAACGCGATTGCGTCCGAGTCAACAATTCGTGACACCGACTTCGCCCAGGAAATGTCGAACTTCACGCGGGCGCAAATCCTGATGCAGACCGGTGTCTCGATGTTGTCAACGGCGAACTCGCTGCCCGGTATTGTTGCCCAGCTGGTCGGCTGACGGTCCGACATCCCTCTGATGGACGGGCGGACCGTCGCTGAGGCCATAGAAAGGCCATACAGCGGTACTCCATAGCCTTGTCCATCAAGGAGAGGGAAACATGTCGCGACCGACGTCCACTGTGTCGGGGCTTGTCTCCGGGATTGATTGGGACACCACGATCAAGCAGCTCATGGCGATTGAACGGCGCCGCGCTGCCATCTTCGAAACCCGGAAAGACGAGAACCAAACCAAACTCAGCCTGTGGGCACAGATCCAGGCAAAGGTGGCGTCCCTTCAAGGCACATTGGAGGGAATAAACCAGCGGTCTGAGTTCGCGGTCAAGTCGGCATCCTCCTCCGATTCTGATGTCGTGGCGGTCACGGCCAGTGCCGCTGCAGCGGAAGGAGCGCACACCGTTGAAGTGCTGCAGTTGGCGACGGCCCATAGAGTGGCGGCACAGGGATGGGCGGACAAAAACGCAATCGGCGTCGGCGATAGTGGTGGAGATCTCGTCATCCAAGTCGGGGACGAAACCATCACCATCGCCGACGCCGATCTCTCGGCGGCCACCACGCTCGAGCAGTTGCGCAATCTAATCAACAGCTCCCCCGAAAACGACGATTTCGTGACGGCCTCGATTCTCGATGATGGGTCCGGCTCTAATCGGTACCGTCTGGTCATCACCAGCAACGACACCGGCGCGAATCACGAAATCTCGATCACGTCCAATCCGACCAACCTCGACTTCGCCACGACTCAGATTGATGTGGCGGAGACCGAAACCGGCTGGACCGGCACGTCGTCCATCACCACTGCCGGAACCTACTCGGGAAGTCTGAACAAGACGTTTACCTTCACCGTGGCCGGATCGGGCAGTCAAACGATCGGCGCGGGGGAGATTACCGTGGACTGGGTGGACAGCCTCGGAAATACCGGCTCATTCGTCATTCCGAATGGGTATGGCGGCGAAAACATCTCCGTTACGGAGGGCGTCGAGCTTTCGTTCGGAGCCGGAGACCTGACGGGCGGGGAATCGTTCAATGTGGATGTCTTTAATCCTCTGCTCGCGGCCGCGCAAAGCGCCCGCGTCCGCATGGACGGCATCTACATGAGCAAGGCGTCGAACAAGATCAATGATGTGTGGGCGGGAGTCACCCTCGACCTGCTCTCCGCCGTACCCGGCACCACGGTCAATATCACCGTCAGCAACGACACTCAAGGCGTCAAGTCCAAAATTCAGAGCTTTATCAACGGCTATAATGCCGCGATGGGGGATTTGCGGACGTTCTCCTCCTATGATGAGGAGAACGAGACCGCTGCGCCGCTCCTTGGAGATGGATTTCTCAGCGATGTGCGTTCGCGGCTGGCGGGATCCGTATTGAACAAACTGGCCGGTTTGCCGGCCGGTGCACTCTACGATAGTCTGGCCGTCATCGGAATCCGCTCGTCCACCGGTGGTCTCTTGACCATTAGCCACAGTCAACTTGATATGGCTCTCGACGATCATTTCGATGACGTCGTGGACCTTTTTACCCAGAACTTCTCTGCTGCCGATAGCAAAATCTTCTTCGTCTCCGCCAACCAAAGCACCCAATCCGGCGAGTATTCGCTGGTGGTTAACTACGGTGCCTCCGGCGACATGACGTCAGCCACCATCAATGGGCAATCGGCGGTGGTAGAGGGCAAACTCATCCGGGGTGCCGAAGGCACCAGCGTCGAAGGCCTGGTTCTCGGATTCACCAGCCCCGGCTCAGGCCCCGGAAGCATCAACACGACCATGCGGTTTTCACAAGGTGCAGCCGGCGAGCTCTGGGCGGAAACGACACTCCTCCAAGACTCGGAAAGCGGACCGATTCACCTCGCTACCGAGGGCATCAACGACAGCATCGAAGCATTGGATCGGCAGATTACCGCCTGGGATAAGCGCCTCGAACTCGTCGAAGAGCGCTATCGCCGACAGTTCGCTCAACTCGAAACCTTCCTGTCGCAAATGCAATCGCAAAGTAACTTCCTTTCAAGCGTACTGCGATAACCATGAAACTCGATACCTCACACACCCTCTACAAACAGGCCGACGTGTCCTGTAGCCGTCCTCAGCTTGTGCTTCTCCTCTGCGACGGTGCCATCCGCTATCTGCGCGAAGCGAGTGACCACTTGCAGGCCGGTCGCTGGGCCGAGAAAGGCCGTGCCGTGGATGCCGCCCATGAATGCCTCCGCGAACTCCGTCGCGGCCTTGATTTCAACCAGGGGGGGGAAGTGGCTGCCACTCTGGACAAAATGTATGATTTTCTGGGCACGAAGTTGATGATCGCCAACATCAAACGGGAACCCGAACAATTCCGTCAGATCATCCAGTCCCTGGAGGGTATGCGCGATGCTTGGCGGGAGCTTTTCCAGCGCCTGCAATCCGAAGGCAGGCTGGCGGAAGTCAACGAATTCCAACCGACAGTGCTACGTTGAAAGGTACCTTCTGGCATACCGGTTGCACCAGAGTACTATATATCATCCTGAATCCTGAGAGATACCCCCAATGAAAGTTCCGGATATTCAAGGTGTGGTTCGTGGCCTCGATCCGAGGCAGTCCGTTAAGCCCGATCGGCGGTCTGAGTCGGACCATCCACACAATGTTCGCACAGCCGACGGCGACAGCCTGGACGTTGGCCTATCTGCCCGTATTATGGCGGCTTCCAAAGAGGTTCTGGAAGAATCTGCCGCTCATGACCCGGAGCTGTCGGTCAACCGGCTGGCCGAAATACACGAGCGGCTCCGATCCGGCTTCTACGACCGACCCGATCTGATCGAGTCCACAGGCCAACGAATCCTCGATTTCTACGCCCACTGACCTATCTTGAATCCGCCGCCTTGCGGCGGGTTCTTTTTTCCGCCCTCTCCATTGCCGGGCCTTCGGCGTCCGCGAAATCGTCCCCCCGTCTATGCCTACTCCTATCCCGCTGCTTGGTATGAATCTTGCCGATTCTGACGAAGAATGGCCTGCCCGGCTCTACATGGCGGCTTCAGAGTCGGGAATTCAACCCTGAGCGCACGTGAGCAAGATTCTACTCATTGATGATGACCCCCAGGTGAACGAGGTGGTAAAGGCGTCTCTGGAGATGATCGGACATGCTGTTGCCACTGCCGAAGATCCGGAGACCGCCGTCCAGCTCTGCGCCGCTGTCAAGCCTGACTTGACACTGGTGGACTATATGCTGCCAAACCGCTCCGGCCTCGAACTCATGGAGGATCTGGAGCGAGTTCATCCAGATTCGCTCCGTTGTCTGGCAACGGGCATGGCCGACTTCGGGCTACTCAAGAAAGCCCTGGCTGCTGGAGCCGGCTCCATGCTCTCAAAGCCCTACCGGCTGGCGGACTTGGCCGACCTCATTGAACTGGCAGTCCTTCTGAATCAAGCGCTGAAGCTGGAGTCGGAGTTGCCCGATCACGATTCTCAGCGAGTATCACTGATCTGCCCGGCGGACAAGGCCGTGGATCCCGCCGTCGTGGCGACCCTTGCCCGATTCGCTAAGACTCATGGTGCCGATGCCGTGGTCGGTGATAGAATTCTGCCGCTCATCGCCGTGGAACTCATGAGAAATGCCGCTACCCACGGCTCTGCCGATGTGCCGGAAGCGACCTATCGGGTGGAATTGAACGATGCGGACGATGAGCTTAATCTCACCGTCGGCACGTCCGGTCCGGAGTTTGACTGGCAGAAAGCCCTCGCCCGCGCGCAATCGGGTATGCAGAAGGGCAAAGCCGGGGGATTGCAACTGGTTCTGGCGTTGGCGCGCCGATTCGGATACGGAGACGGGGGACGAGTCGCACAGGTTGTTGTGGGGAAAAATCTCGCGGGAGAATCGTGAGCGCGCAAGACACGTCACCCGAACGAAAGTGCGGAGCGGCGCTCGCGTTTCCGTCCCCGGAACTCGACGAGGACGGGAAACCGGTGGTCCTGGATTTTGTCGCTCTTCGGCAACTGGAACTCACGCCGATACCCTGCCGTCTGGTGGCCGGAGACCGGCAGGTGGTCTGGCAGTCTTCGCGACTCACGCAACTCTTGCAGCGGCATGCCTCCGGCGGCTGT
This genomic interval carries:
- the fliS gene encoding flagellar export chaperone FliS; this encodes MKLDTSHTLYKQADVSCSRPQLVLLLCDGAIRYLREASDHLQAGRWAEKGRAVDAAHECLRELRRGLDFNQGGEVAATLDKMYDFLGTKLMIANIKREPEQFRQIIQSLEGMRDAWRELFQRLQSEGRLAEVNEFQPTVLR
- the asnB gene encoding asparagine synthase (glutamine-hydrolyzing), which codes for MCGFTGEYLLQPDAAIGIGEHALRAERLRHRGPDACGSWNDDRLEMHHVRLKLLDPEHGLQPMQSGRGTVLSYNGEIYNNTELRAELTAYGCQFRTRSDTEVLLAAYDTWGEQAWERLNGMFAFALYDPARTKLYLVRDRLGIKPLFYRVTSRGLEFGSEPGAWDFSGAAHTALDPAGVIHFLRFAQPAFGGRSVYRDLRILDPGRQLTAADDGITVKRWHRPEESCASRETAGEAELRGYLRHLLHLAVGRQMIADAPVGVFLSGGMDSAILVGLLAQMRPEPPTTFTIALEGDEEDLLAARTVAKRWHCRHHELVITADEFFAGMAELIAIRQVPLSFPNEVLIYLLAKKAASQVKAVLTGEGADELFGGYTRIIGLLETYARAKEAADSGNPLLFRSLKAQWPLLDLSSDARFFISAYSWFKSEDIQGLLTDSYRHQWQPEKEERIFTEMLDSFSGHPLLHRYFMLLEYLHLPNLLSRLDGATMAASLEGRVPYTDTDLVRYVTCLPTHLKYIAGREDKPLLRRVFADIVPPTVLERPKRAFNASLEHLFASRPGQKHLAELRGNRQLLELVNCESLDTWTNGNGSVRCPLRSWLLLSLGMWLNRNIL
- a CDS encoding flagellin codes for the protein MSTRINHNLLSISSQRSIWTTQNDLDKAVQRLSSGLRINYAWDDPTGLGVSERMRANIVGMQEAERNATYNVNMLQTAEGALGVIDEKLIRMRAIAVQASNGVLTTLDRQVANVEFQQLKSEIDRIANTTNYNGFYLLDGTRAAATANTDTTMALGFNAVGTAGSSGGIKFHIGENNVAGQDYYYINLGGMTASALGLTGLNVADTASAQSAVDNLITAINSKDTERTFIGSMVERLQNTILNLNITQENAIASESTIRDTDFAQEMSNFTRAQILMQTGVSMLSTANSLPGIVAQLVG
- a CDS encoding flagellin; translation: MSTRINHNLLSLASQRSIWATQNDLDRAVQRLSSGLRINYAWDDPTGLGISERLRAAIAGMQEAERNASYNVNMLQTAEGALAVIDEKLVRMRAIAVQAANGVLTTLDRQVANVEFQQIKSEIDRIARTANYNGFYLLDGSRATATAGTDTTLGLGFNSVSTAGNGSAIKFHIGESNAVGQDYYYINIAGMTASALQIAVLDVSNTATAQTAVETIIQAINSKDITRTFLGSMVNRLQNTILNLKISTESATASESTIRDADFAAEMSNFTRAQILMQTGVSMLSTANQIPQIVAQLVG
- the fliD gene encoding flagellar filament capping protein FliD, which codes for MSRPTSTVSGLVSGIDWDTTIKQLMAIERRRAAIFETRKDENQTKLSLWAQIQAKVASLQGTLEGINQRSEFAVKSASSSDSDVVAVTASAAAAEGAHTVEVLQLATAHRVAAQGWADKNAIGVGDSGGDLVIQVGDETITIADADLSAATTLEQLRNLINSSPENDDFVTASILDDGSGSNRYRLVITSNDTGANHEISITSNPTNLDFATTQIDVAETETGWTGTSSITTAGTYSGSLNKTFTFTVAGSGSQTIGAGEITVDWVDSLGNTGSFVIPNGYGGENISVTEGVELSFGAGDLTGGESFNVDVFNPLLAAAQSARVRMDGIYMSKASNKINDVWAGVTLDLLSAVPGTTVNITVSNDTQGVKSKIQSFINGYNAAMGDLRTFSSYDEENETAAPLLGDGFLSDVRSRLAGSVLNKLAGLPAGALYDSLAVIGIRSSTGGLLTISHSQLDMALDDHFDDVVDLFTQNFSAADSKIFFVSANQSTQSGEYSLVVNYGASGDMTSATINGQSAVVEGKLIRGAEGTSVEGLVLGFTSPGSGPGSINTTMRFSQGAAGELWAETTLLQDSESGPIHLATEGINDSIEALDRQITAWDKRLELVEERYRRQFAQLETFLSQMQSQSNFLSSVLR
- a CDS encoding response regulator, with product MSKILLIDDDPQVNEVVKASLEMIGHAVATAEDPETAVQLCAAVKPDLTLVDYMLPNRSGLELMEDLERVHPDSLRCLATGMADFGLLKKALAAGAGSMLSKPYRLADLADLIELAVLLNQALKLESELPDHDSQRVSLICPADKAVDPAVVATLARFAKTHGADAVVGDRILPLIAVELMRNAATHGSADVPEATYRVELNDADDELNLTVGTSGPEFDWQKALARAQSGMQKGKAGGLQLVLALARRFGYGDGGRVAQVVVGKNLAGES